The Lineus longissimus chromosome 2, tnLinLong1.2, whole genome shotgun sequence genome window below encodes:
- the LOC135501006 gene encoding transcription factor hamlet-like — MSKYRMLSSRQCPGTSQHEDGEEELSQEDTQVPDSRSQEEAGHANETDCGQENQEDAIDYRTTDDKNSCKMEGNISPQANNDAHNDSYSDHENNATESPIDHPSSPVSVEYSSYPHPTEGINLSDQPVFPTKVYVQTSPGSDYHPSQDLRSSVPVSLVPHSTTSGFTHTINSITGALAIRPTTYPYSQNSFVPLKMEQHAVNSAGMSYDSYYEMPKPLPPMKHEYQEDGRVHYKCGFCKKVIAFSELFHKHLKSHVTKTANKCDLCNINFAFRSNLFRHIRRYHIEYVCAMCNAVCPRPKQLEQHLHVHHSEVNAVVREVSLR; from the coding sequence ATGTCTAAATATCGTATGTTGTCGAGTAGACAATGTCCAGGGACTTCACAGCATGAAGATGGGGAGGAGGAGTTGAGTCAAGAAGATACTCAGGTACCAGATAGTCGGAGTCAGGAGGAGGCTGGTCACGCAAATGAGACTGACTGTGGTCAAGAAAATCAGGAAGATGCGATAGATTATCGCACAACAGATGATAAAAACAGCTGTAAGATGGAGGGGAATATCTCGCCACAGGCTAATAACGATGCTCACAATGACAGTTACAGTGATCATGAGAACAATGCCACTGAAAGTCCTATTGATCATCCATCCTCGCCTGTTAGTGTAGAATACTCGAGTTATCCCCATCCAACGGAAGGCATCAATCTGAGTGATCAGCCAGTGTTTCCAACCAAAGTTTATGTGCAGACTTCTCCTGGTTCTGACTATCACCCATCACAGGATCTTCGTTCATCTGTCCCAGTCTCGTTGGTGCCTCATTCTACTACCTCAGGTTTCACGCATACTATTAACTCAATAACTGGTGCTCTGGCGATACGTCCAACAACTTACCCTTACAGTCAAAACTCGTTCGTACCGCTAAAGATGGAGCAGCATGCAGTGAATAGTGCTGGCATGAGCTATGATAGTTACTATGAGATGCCGAAACCGCTGCCACCGATGAAGCATGAATATCAAGAAGATGGCCGTGTGCACTATAAATGTGGCTTCTGCAAGAAAGTTATCGCATTTTCAGAACTTTTTCACAAGCATCTTAAATCTCATGTGACGAAAACTGCCAATAAATGTGATTTGTGTAatataaattttgctttccggAGTAACCTGTTCCGCCATATCAGGCGGTACCATATCGAGTATGTCTGTGCCATGTGTAATGCAGTTTGCCCGAGGCCAAAACAGTTGGAGCAACACCTGCATGTGCACCACTCTGAGGTGAATGCGGTGGTCAGAGAGGTCAGTTTGAGGTAG